One segment of Pseudooceanicola aestuarii DNA contains the following:
- a CDS encoding GntR family transcriptional regulator: protein MNGPGLGPPDRTARPAGVTPLRDPTRPQSISSHIVRDVIKGLYEGRYVAGQRLVEPDLMEDYQVGRSTVREALKELSSHGIVILAAHRGAHIRKLRRHEAENLFLTTEVVLGLAARQAALHSDAPGARDTLTEALARIQDHRDADGRFEYLRRRNRYIRKLVAISGNDEVQRLLPRLQVHLIRNKLSVPLNQRVTGFEAITSAVLSRDPAKAEDAARAYVRRTANWVLPHFPE, encoded by the coding sequence ATGAATGGCCCAGGTCTCGGCCCGCCCGACAGAACTGCCCGGCCCGCCGGGGTCACGCCTCTGCGCGACCCGACCCGGCCGCAAAGCATATCGAGCCACATCGTGCGCGACGTGATCAAGGGCCTCTACGAGGGGCGCTATGTCGCCGGCCAACGCCTGGTGGAGCCGGACCTGATGGAGGATTACCAGGTCGGCCGCAGCACCGTGCGCGAGGCACTCAAGGAATTGTCCTCCCACGGGATCGTCATCCTGGCCGCCCATCGCGGCGCCCATATCCGCAAGCTGCGCCGCCACGAGGCGGAGAACCTGTTCCTGACCACCGAGGTCGTGCTCGGCCTCGCCGCGCGGCAGGCGGCGCTGCACAGCGACGCCCCCGGCGCGCGCGACACCCTGACCGAGGCGCTGGCCCGCATCCAGGACCATCGCGATGCCGACGGGCGGTTCGAATACCTGCGGCGGCGCAACCGCTACATCCGCAAACTGGTGGCGATCAGCGGCAACGACGAAGTGCAGCGCCTCCTGCCCCGCCTTCAGGTCCACCTGATCCGCAACAAGCTGAGCGTGCCGCTGAACCAGCGCGTCACCGGCTTCGAAGCGATCACCAGCGCCGTCCTGTCCCGCGATCCGGCCAAGGCCGAGGACGCCGCCCGCGCCTATGTCCGCCGCACCGCCAACTGGGTGCTGCCGCATTTTCCGGAATGA
- the hutI gene encoding imidazolonepropionase, whose translation MSDRTIWANARLPWPVGTQTVTDIATEAGRILASGPDLPRAGARVHDCGGRLVTAAPIDCHSHIVHGGDRTGEFEMRLNGASYAEIAQAGGGIVSSMRATRAMDVADLVRTALPRVDTLLAEGCSTIEIKSGYGLSIDSELNMLRAARRIAEIRPVRVRTTWLAAHAMPPDFDGSRADYIADVAIRGLQIAHDEGLVDAVDAFCEGIAFAPTEIVPLFDRARQLGLPVKLHTEQLTRSGGSVMAARFGALSVDHMEYAEAEDIAAIARSGSVAVILPGAFYMLGETRKPPVAGFRAAGVPMALATDCNPGTSPVTSLLLCMNMAAVLFGMTVRECLDGVTLNAARALGLEARIGGIAPGLAADLAIWDVERPAQLVGRAGHNPLHQRVFGGEITHG comes from the coding sequence ATGTCGGACAGAACCATATGGGCGAATGCCAGGCTGCCCTGGCCCGTGGGCACGCAGACCGTCACCGACATCGCTACCGAAGCAGGCCGGATCCTTGCCTCCGGTCCCGATCTGCCGCGCGCCGGGGCGCGGGTCCACGATTGTGGCGGGCGGCTGGTGACTGCGGCACCGATAGATTGTCACAGCCATATCGTGCATGGCGGCGACCGCACCGGCGAGTTCGAGATGCGGCTGAACGGCGCCAGCTACGCTGAGATCGCGCAGGCGGGCGGCGGCATCGTGTCCTCCATGCGGGCGACGCGGGCCATGGATGTGGCGGATCTGGTGCGCACCGCCCTGCCCCGTGTCGACACCCTGCTGGCGGAGGGCTGTTCCACCATCGAGATCAAGTCAGGGTACGGCCTGTCCATCGACTCAGAGTTGAACATGCTGCGCGCCGCCCGCCGTATCGCCGAGATCCGCCCGGTGCGGGTGCGCACCACCTGGCTGGCCGCCCATGCCATGCCGCCCGATTTCGACGGCAGCCGGGCGGATTACATCGCGGACGTCGCCATCCGCGGGCTTCAGATCGCCCATGACGAAGGGCTGGTCGATGCGGTCGATGCCTTCTGCGAGGGCATCGCCTTTGCCCCGACCGAGATCGTTCCCCTGTTCGACCGCGCCCGCCAGCTGGGCCTGCCGGTCAAGCTGCATACCGAACAGCTGACCCGGTCGGGCGGGTCTGTGATGGCGGCGCGTTTTGGCGCGCTCTCCGTCGATCACATGGAATATGCCGAGGCCGAGGATATCGCGGCCATCGCCCGATCCGGCAGCGTCGCGGTGATCCTGCCCGGCGCCTTCTACATGCTGGGCGAAACCCGCAAACCGCCCGTCGCCGGGTTCCGCGCCGCAGGCGTACCGATGGCGCTTGCCACCGATTGCAATCCCGGCACCTCGCCCGTGACCTCCCTTTTGCTGTGCATGAACATGGCGGCGGTGCTGTTCGGGATGACGGTGCGCGAATGCCTGGACGGGGTCACCCTGAACGCCGCGCGCGCCCTGGGTCTGGAGGCCCGGATCGGCGGGATCGCCCCCGGCCTGGCGGCGGACCTGGCCATCTGGGACGTGGAGCGCCCGGCACAGCTGGTTGGCCGGGCCGGTCACAATCCCCTGCACCAACGCGTCTTTGGCGGAGAAATCACCCATGGCTGA
- a CDS encoding formimidoylglutamate deiminase — protein MIFAKHALLPSGWAENVRLTQAAGQLTAVAPGSRVAPGDVRVDALVPGMPNVHSHAFQRGFSGLTETRGTGPDSFWTWRETMYRLALSVTPEDVQALAEMAYVEMLEAGFTRVGEFHYLHHDTDGGRYADPAELSLRIFAAAQETGIALTHLPVFYAHGGFGPVAADAGQRRFLHDPTAFATLVAGCVALLDRPQDRVGWAPHSLRAVTGGELAELCAALPGRIVHLHIAEQQREVTECRTALGARPVEWLLDNAPVGPRWCLVHATHLTGAETARLADSGAVAGLCPVTEANLGDGLFPAPDFLSRGGRIAIGTDSNLRIDVAEELRLLEYGQRLHHQQRNVLARPGGSTGHRLFVEAAKGGAQALDAPSPELAEGAPADMVALHDPHGAATGGDQMLDRWIFGRDVAVSDVWAAGRHLVRDGAHVARARIAEQFARVLRRAPL, from the coding sequence ATGATCTTTGCCAAACATGCGCTGCTGCCGTCGGGATGGGCGGAGAATGTGCGCCTGACCCAGGCTGCCGGGCAGCTGACCGCAGTGGCCCCCGGCAGCCGCGTCGCGCCCGGCGATGTCCGTGTCGACGCGCTGGTGCCGGGGATGCCCAACGTGCACAGCCATGCGTTTCAGCGCGGGTTCTCCGGCCTGACCGAGACGCGGGGCACCGGGCCAGACAGCTTCTGGACCTGGCGGGAGACAATGTACCGGCTGGCCCTGTCGGTCACCCCGGAGGATGTGCAGGCCCTGGCCGAAATGGCCTATGTCGAGATGCTGGAAGCCGGGTTCACCCGCGTGGGCGAGTTCCACTACCTGCATCACGACACCGACGGCGGGCGCTATGCGGATCCCGCAGAATTGTCCCTGCGGATCTTTGCCGCCGCGCAGGAGACCGGGATTGCCCTGACCCATCTGCCGGTGTTCTACGCCCATGGCGGGTTCGGGCCGGTGGCGGCGGATGCGGGGCAGCGCCGGTTCCTGCATGACCCGACGGCCTTCGCCACGCTGGTGGCGGGCTGCGTGGCGCTGCTGGACCGGCCGCAGGACCGGGTCGGCTGGGCACCGCATTCGCTGCGCGCGGTCACCGGGGGCGAGCTCGCCGAACTTTGCGCCGCGCTGCCAGGACGGATCGTGCATCTGCACATCGCCGAACAGCAGCGGGAGGTGACGGAATGCCGGACCGCCCTGGGCGCGCGCCCGGTCGAGTGGCTTCTGGACAATGCGCCGGTGGGGCCGCGCTGGTGTCTGGTCCACGCCACCCACCTGACGGGGGCAGAAACGGCGCGACTGGCCGACAGCGGCGCGGTGGCAGGGCTGTGCCCGGTAACGGAGGCGAACCTGGGCGACGGCCTCTTTCCCGCTCCGGATTTCCTGTCCCGTGGGGGACGGATCGCCATCGGCACGGATTCCAACCTGCGCATCGACGTGGCCGAGGAATTGCGCCTGCTGGAATATGGCCAGCGCCTGCACCACCAGCAGCGCAACGTATTGGCCCGGCCCGGAGGATCGACCGGGCATCGCCTGTTTGTCGAGGCGGCGAAGGGCGGGGCCCAGGCGCTGGACGCCCCCAGTCCCGAGCTTGCGGAGGGCGCACCGGCGGACATGGTGGCCCTGCACGACCCCCACGGCGCGGCGACGGGCGGCGATCAGATGCTGGACCGCTGGATCTTTGGCCGCGATGTGGCAGTCAGCGACGTCTGGGCGGCAGGCCGGCACCTGGTGCGCGACGGTGCGCATGTCGCCCGTGCCCGCATCGCGGAGCAGTTCGCCCGTGTCTTGCGCCGGGCGCCGCTGTAG
- the hutH gene encoding histidine ammonia-lyase, translating to MADTPPAPDPHILIPGRVPLRKLAQIYGDRADVVLGDSARPGMDRAAARIAEVAAGETAVYGVNTGFGKLASVRIAAEDVATLQRNLILSHCCGVGDPLAPEIVRLIMVLKLMSLGRGASGVRMAVITLMTDMLRAGVLPVIPEKGSVGASGDLAPLAHMTAAMIGEGQATHHGTTMPAAQALARAGLSPIRLSAKEGLALINGTQVSTALALAGLFRAEQAVQAALVTGALSTDAAMGSTAPFAAEIHALRGHRGQIEVAATLRGLLDGSGIRASHVDNDERVQDPYCLRCNPQVTGACLDVLRQAAATLAIEANAATDNPLVLSDGDVVSGGNFHAEPVALAADQIALAVAEIGAIAQRRIAMLVDPALSFGLPAFLSPRPGLNSGLMIAEVTSAALMSENKQLAHPASVDSTPTSANQEDHVSMACHGARRLLQMTQNLFHIVGIEALTGAQGVELRAPLATSAPLAAVIDRLRRDVPAIGDDRYLADDLDRAAALVAGGALSASVRPHLPEVF from the coding sequence ATGGCTGACACCCCCCCTGCCCCCGATCCGCATATCCTGATCCCCGGCCGGGTCCCCCTGCGCAAGCTGGCGCAAATCTACGGCGACCGGGCCGATGTGGTGCTGGGCGACAGCGCCCGCCCCGGCATGGACCGCGCCGCCGCCCGCATCGCCGAGGTCGCGGCCGGGGAGACGGCCGTCTACGGGGTGAACACCGGCTTTGGCAAACTCGCCTCTGTCCGCATTGCGGCGGAGGATGTGGCGACGTTGCAACGCAACCTGATCCTGTCCCATTGCTGCGGCGTGGGCGATCCGCTGGCCCCCGAGATCGTGCGCCTGATCATGGTGCTCAAGCTGATGTCGCTGGGGCGCGGGGCGTCGGGGGTGCGGATGGCGGTGATCACGCTGATGACCGACATGCTGCGCGCCGGCGTGCTGCCGGTGATCCCGGAAAAGGGCTCGGTCGGGGCGTCCGGCGATCTGGCGCCGCTGGCCCATATGACCGCCGCGATGATCGGCGAGGGGCAGGCCACGCATCACGGCACCACGATGCCCGCGGCCCAGGCTCTGGCCCGCGCCGGGCTGTCCCCGATCCGATTGTCGGCCAAGGAGGGGCTGGCCCTGATCAATGGCACCCAGGTCTCCACCGCGCTGGCACTGGCAGGGCTGTTTCGCGCCGAACAGGCAGTGCAGGCGGCGCTGGTCACCGGGGCGCTGTCCACCGATGCGGCGATGGGGTCCACCGCGCCATTCGCGGCGGAAATCCACGCCCTGCGCGGCCATCGCGGCCAGATCGAGGTCGCCGCCACCCTGCGCGGATTGCTGGACGGGTCGGGGATTCGCGCCAGCCATGTCGACAATGACGAACGGGTGCAGGATCCCTATTGTCTGCGCTGCAATCCGCAGGTCACCGGCGCCTGTCTGGACGTGCTGCGCCAGGCCGCTGCCACCTTGGCGATCGAGGCAAACGCCGCCACGGACAACCCGTTGGTCCTGTCCGATGGCGATGTCGTCTCGGGCGGGAATTTCCACGCCGAACCCGTGGCGCTGGCCGCCGATCAGATTGCCCTGGCCGTGGCGGAGATCGGGGCCATCGCGCAGCGGCGCATCGCGATGCTGGTCGATCCGGCGCTGAGTTTCGGCCTGCCCGCGTTCCTGTCACCCCGGCCCGGCCTGAACAGCGGCCTGATGATCGCCGAAGTCACCTCTGCCGCATTGATGAGCGAGAACAAGCAGCTGGCGCATCCTGCCTCCGTCGACAGCACGCCCACCTCCGCCAATCAGGAGGATCATGTGTCGATGGCCTGTCACGGCGCGCGGCGGCTGTTGCAGATGACGCAGAACCTGTTCCACATCGTCGGGATCGAGGCCCTGACCGGTGCGCAGGGGGTGGAGCTGCGCGCGCCGCTGGCGACCTCTGCCCCGCTGGCGGCGGTGATCGACCGGCTACGCCGCGACGTGCCCGCCATCGGGGACGATCGCTACCTGGCCGACGATCTGGACCGCGCCGCCGCGCTGGTGGCCGGCGGCGCGCTGTCCGCTTCGGTGCGCCCGCATCTGCCGGAGGTCTTCTGA
- a CDS encoding acetyl-CoA carboxylase biotin carboxylase subunit: MTLQPTPFSKLLVANRGEIALRVIRSARAMGLRTVAVFSEADAEAEHVRQADEAVCIGAAAPAQSYLRIDAIIAAARTTGADAIHPGYGFLAENADLPAACDAAGIVFVGPDAEAIRAMGDKAGAKALMIAADVPCVPGYQGDDQSEDRLLAEARQIGFPVMIKAVAGGGGRGMRLVSSEAEFADALTSARSEAAGAFGNDVVLLEKAIVNPRHVEIQVMADRHGNVVHCGERDCSVQRRHQKVIEEAPSPAVGPELRARMGAASVAAVRAIGYVGAGTFEYLLDDQGNFYFMEMNTRLQVEHPVTEAITGLDLVALQLRVAAGEVLPLEQDDITFDGHAMEVRLCAEDPAAGFMPQSGRIDLWEPSGAIRVDHALRSGAGVPPHYDSMIAKLIAHGPTRDAARQRLQAALADTAVTGLRTNRDFLGDCLAHPVFAEGQATTAFVGDHGDDLLALGRAAEPRAAMVAAALLRAGPGSRLGHGYPAPLRLGGDSAEYQPMVQQRRDGATRVEMAEMPPLDLRVTRRDGAHLTVELDGALRAALLTESGAGPDRRITLQIDGRCHDFADLTFAPVVTAGAAGGDGKVRATMNGSVVSVDVAPGDRVEPGQKVAVVEAMKMEHTHAATIAGHVSAVHVTPGTQVGAHMVMVEIDPA; encoded by the coding sequence ATGACCCTTCAACCGACCCCTTTTTCCAAGCTTCTCGTGGCCAATCGCGGTGAAATCGCCCTGCGGGTGATCCGCTCTGCCCGGGCCATGGGGCTGCGCACCGTGGCCGTCTTTTCGGAAGCGGATGCGGAGGCCGAGCATGTCCGCCAGGCGGATGAGGCCGTGTGCATCGGTGCGGCAGCGCCGGCGCAATCCTACCTGCGGATCGACGCGATCATCGCCGCAGCGCGGACGACGGGCGCCGATGCGATCCATCCCGGCTATGGTTTCCTGGCGGAGAACGCGGACCTGCCCGCCGCCTGTGATGCCGCCGGCATCGTCTTTGTCGGCCCGGATGCGGAGGCGATCCGCGCCATGGGCGACAAGGCCGGGGCCAAGGCGCTGATGATCGCCGCCGATGTGCCCTGCGTGCCCGGCTACCAGGGCGATGACCAATCCGAGGACCGGCTGTTGGCGGAGGCCCGGCAGATCGGCTTTCCGGTGATGATCAAGGCCGTCGCTGGTGGCGGCGGACGCGGGATGCGGCTGGTGTCTTCCGAGGCGGAGTTCGCCGATGCCCTGACCTCGGCCAGGTCCGAGGCGGCGGGTGCCTTCGGCAACGATGTCGTGCTGCTGGAAAAGGCCATCGTCAATCCGCGCCATGTCGAGATCCAGGTGATGGCCGACCGACACGGCAACGTGGTGCATTGCGGCGAACGCGATTGTTCCGTGCAACGTCGCCACCAGAAGGTGATCGAGGAGGCCCCCTCTCCCGCTGTCGGCCCGGAGCTGCGGGCGCGGATGGGCGCGGCCTCCGTCGCGGCGGTGCGGGCCATCGGCTATGTCGGGGCGGGCACGTTCGAATACCTGCTGGATGATCAGGGCAATTTCTACTTCATGGAGATGAACACCCGCCTTCAGGTCGAACATCCGGTGACGGAGGCGATCACCGGTCTGGACCTCGTGGCGCTGCAATTGCGCGTCGCGGCGGGGGAGGTTCTGCCGCTGGAGCAGGACGACATCACCTTTGACGGCCACGCGATGGAGGTGCGGCTGTGCGCCGAGGATCCCGCCGCCGGTTTCATGCCGCAAAGTGGGCGCATCGACCTTTGGGAACCGTCCGGGGCGATCCGCGTCGATCACGCCCTGCGCAGCGGTGCCGGGGTGCCGCCCCATTACGACAGCATGATCGCCAAGCTGATCGCCCATGGCCCCACCCGCGATGCCGCAAGGCAGCGGCTTCAGGCGGCGCTGGCGGATACGGCGGTCACCGGGCTGCGCACCAATCGCGACTTCCTGGGTGATTGCCTGGCGCATCCGGTCTTTGCGGAGGGGCAGGCAACAACGGCCTTCGTGGGCGATCACGGCGATGACCTGCTGGCCCTGGGCCGCGCCGCCGAACCGCGCGCGGCAATGGTCGCGGCGGCGTTGCTGCGCGCCGGGCCGGGCAGTCGGCTGGGCCATGGCTACCCCGCGCCGCTGCGGTTGGGCGGGGATTCGGCGGAGTACCAGCCGATGGTGCAGCAGCGCCGCGACGGCGCGACCCGTGTGGAAATGGCGGAGATGCCGCCGCTGGACCTGCGGGTGACGCGCCGCGACGGCGCACACCTGACGGTGGAGCTGGACGGTGCCCTGCGCGCCGCGCTGCTGACAGAGAGCGGCGCCGGCCCGGACCGCCGCATCACTCTTCAGATTGACGGGCGGTGCCATGATTTTGCCGACCTCACCTTTGCCCCCGTGGTTACCGCCGGGGCGGCGGGTGGTGATGGCAAGGTGCGGGCGACGATGAACGGCAGCGTCGTTTCTGTCGACGTGGCGCCGGGCGACCGGGTGGAGCCGGGCCAGAAGGTCGCGGTGGTCGAGGCGATGAAAATGGAACATACCCATGCCGCTACCATCGCCGGCCATGTCAGCGCGGTGCATGTCACCCCCGGTACCCAGGTGGGCGCCCATATGGTGATGGTGGAGATCGACCCGGCCTGA
- a CDS encoding helix-turn-helix transcriptional regulator, with the protein MTTGTPAQVQSGKYMMVLDDRLFYVGLAGRKMQNRRMGGVAIYLAPRGHFRLRIGTEEWQRRELAILPPYQAHQVHSEGNQIISVLIETERLYQGELPRLLADFNDPARRAGFVHRMRDAAAELAAHPDGGEMLAEEFDRIVLGRALREGQMDPRIARALETMKRDGLENPALAAEIAAGIGLSSSRFLHLFKDQTGVSFRNYRMWRRARSFMLHANQTNSLTDVALSLGYPDSSHFSNSIRKTFGLQPRSIRIGSRDLRMHAGVTEAAAMY; encoded by the coding sequence ATGACCACCGGAACACCCGCACAGGTGCAAAGCGGAAAATACATGATGGTCCTGGACGACCGCCTGTTCTACGTCGGACTGGCCGGGCGCAAGATGCAGAACCGGCGGATGGGCGGCGTGGCGATCTACCTTGCGCCGCGCGGCCATTTCCGCCTGCGTATCGGCACCGAGGAATGGCAGCGCAGGGAATTGGCCATCCTGCCGCCCTACCAGGCCCACCAGGTCCATTCCGAGGGCAACCAGATCATCAGTGTCCTGATCGAGACAGAGCGCCTGTATCAGGGCGAGCTGCCCCGCCTGTTGGCAGATTTCAACGACCCGGCGCGCCGTGCCGGCTTTGTCCACCGGATGCGCGATGCGGCGGCCGAACTGGCCGCGCATCCCGACGGGGGGGAGATGCTGGCCGAGGAGTTCGACCGCATCGTGCTGGGCCGTGCCCTGCGCGAGGGGCAGATGGATCCGCGCATCGCCCGCGCGCTGGAAACGATGAAGCGTGACGGGCTGGAGAACCCCGCCCTTGCGGCAGAGATCGCCGCAGGGATCGGCTTGTCCTCGTCACGGTTCCTGCATCTGTTCAAGGATCAGACCGGCGTGTCGTTCCGCAATTACCGGATGTGGCGGCGGGCGCGAAGCTTCATGCTGCATGCCAACCAGACCAACAGCCTGACCGATGTCGCGCTGTCGCTGGGCTATCCCGACAGCAGCCATTTCAGCAATTCGATCCGCAAGACATTCGGATTGCAACCCCGCTCGATCCGTATCGGGTCGCGCGATCTGCGGATGCATGCCGGGGTCACCGAGGCCGCCGCGATGTACTGA
- a CDS encoding glutathione S-transferase family protein, which produces MLQLWHCNDARSFRALWSLEELRLPYALKMLPFPPRMFEKSYLAENPLGTIPLLIDGATRMTESAAIPHYLSCVHGDGSLARMPGDAEYGDYLNWLHHGEATLTFPQTIFLRYAMLEPEERRQPEVAADYRKWFLARLRLAESILSDGRETLLPGGFSNADISVGYALQLAIGLGMRDDLPPACLAYFNGLKTRDGYQRARAAQRTAQDEAGLTPIL; this is translated from the coding sequence ATGCTTCAGCTTTGGCATTGCAACGACGCGCGGTCCTTTCGTGCGCTGTGGTCGTTGGAGGAACTGCGCCTGCCCTACGCGCTGAAGATGCTGCCGTTCCCGCCGCGCATGTTCGAGAAATCCTACCTGGCGGAGAACCCGCTGGGCACGATTCCCCTGCTGATCGACGGCGCCACGCGGATGACCGAAAGCGCGGCGATCCCGCATTACCTGTCCTGCGTGCATGGCGACGGGTCGCTGGCCCGTATGCCGGGAGATGCGGAATACGGCGATTACCTGAACTGGCTGCACCACGGTGAGGCGACACTGACCTTTCCGCAGACGATCTTCCTGCGCTACGCCATGCTGGAACCCGAAGAGCGGCGACAGCCCGAGGTGGCCGCGGATTACCGCAAGTGGTTCCTGGCCCGGCTACGCCTGGCCGAAAGCATCCTGTCCGATGGACGTGAGACGCTGTTGCCCGGCGGATTTTCCAACGCCGACATCTCTGTCGGCTATGCGCTGCAACTGGCCATCGGACTGGGGATGCGCGATGATCTGCCGCCAGCCTGTCTGGCCTATTTCAACGGGCTTAAAACCCGCGACGGCTACCAGCGCGCGAGGGCGGCGCAACGCACCGCGCAGGACGAGGCCGGGCTGACCCCGATCCTCTGA
- the hutG gene encoding N-formylglutamate deformylase yields the protein MPAVDVTEGDSPLVLGMPHTGTHIPDEIANTLNDEGQVLRDTDWHIDTLYAGLAPGASVVRATFHRYVIDANRDPSGQTLYPGQTTTGLVPLTTFDNVPIWREGAAPDAAEIARRVARYHAPYHVALRAQLDRVRARHGFAILFDCHSIRSVIPWLFDGILPDLNIGTDMGRTCAPAIEAAARAAAKATGRRHVVNGRFRGGWTTRHYGRPNKGLHALQLELAQATHLRTEQPPFALDPAKTATLRPQLAHLLSQIQRAAPAAGSPSKGLWT from the coding sequence ATGCCCGCCGTGGACGTCACCGAAGGCGACAGCCCGCTGGTGTTGGGGATGCCGCATACCGGCACTCATATCCCCGACGAGATCGCCAACACCCTGAACGACGAGGGGCAGGTGCTGCGCGATACCGATTGGCACATCGACACGCTATATGCCGGGCTGGCACCGGGGGCGAGCGTGGTGCGCGCGACCTTCCACCGCTATGTCATCGACGCGAACCGCGACCCGTCGGGGCAAACGCTTTACCCCGGTCAGACGACCACGGGGCTGGTGCCGCTGACCACCTTTGACAACGTGCCGATCTGGCGCGAGGGCGCCGCCCCCGACGCCGCCGAAATCGCCCGGCGGGTCGCCCGGTACCACGCCCCCTACCACGTCGCCCTGCGCGCGCAGCTGGATCGGGTGCGGGCGCGCCACGGCTTTGCGATCCTGTTCGATTGCCATTCCATCCGCTCGGTGATCCCGTGGCTGTTCGACGGCATTCTGCCGGACCTGAACATCGGGACCGACATGGGCCGCACCTGCGCCCCGGCGATCGAGGCCGCCGCGCGGGCAGCCGCCAAAGCGACCGGCCGCCGCCACGTCGTCAATGGCCGGTTTCGCGGGGGTTGGACCACCCGCCATTACGGCCGCCCGAACAAGGGGCTGCACGCCCTGCAACTGGAACTGGCACAGGCCACCCACCTGAGGACAGAGCAGCCGCCCTTTGCCCTCGACCCTGCGAAAACCGCCACGCTGCGCCCGCAGCTTGCGCATCTCCTCAGCCAGATCCAGCGCGCCGCCCCGGCTGCGGGATCGCCATCGAAAGGCCTTTGGACATGA
- a CDS encoding acyl-CoA carboxylase subunit beta: MAKILSSLSPTSEGFQANRQGMLALLDKLEEIENRTRRASEASRARFEKRHQLLPRDRVALLLDPGRPFIELSKLAGYGLDQPDLAASVPGGGVVAGIGYVSGHRCMISASDSGIGAGALQPMGLDKQLRVQEIALANKLPYVQLVESAGANLMAYRVEDFVRGGALFRNLARFSAAGLPVVTVTHGSSTAGGAYQTGLSDYIIMVRGRTRAFLAGPPLLKAATGEIATEEELGGAEMHTGISGLGDYLAEDDREALGLARSILGNIEWQRCDDAARAFDAPAYDREELLGLMPMDHRQPVDMREIIARVVDGSDFLEFGERYGSATVCGNARIAGWPIGIITNNGPIDPAGAAKATHFIQSCCQAGTPILYLNNTTGFLVGRSYEEAGAIKHGSKMIQAVTNADVPQFTIFCGASFGAGNYGMCGRGFDPRFAFSWPNAKTAVMGGEQAAGTMAVVQEARAERMGQPVDHAKLEALKARITENFNSQMDAFHTSARLLDDGVIDPRDTRDLLIELMALSREAETRTPRPVQFAVARP; encoded by the coding sequence ATGGCAAAGATACTCAGTTCCCTCTCTCCGACATCCGAGGGATTCCAGGCCAACCGGCAGGGTATGCTGGCCCTTCTGGACAAGCTGGAGGAAATCGAGAACCGCACCCGCCGGGCCTCCGAAGCCTCCCGCGCGCGGTTCGAGAAACGTCACCAGCTGCTGCCCCGCGACCGCGTGGCGCTGCTGCTCGATCCTGGTCGGCCCTTCATCGAGTTGTCGAAGCTGGCGGGTTACGGGCTGGACCAGCCCGACCTGGCGGCCTCGGTTCCCGGTGGCGGCGTGGTGGCGGGCATCGGCTATGTCTCCGGGCACCGCTGCATGATCAGCGCGTCCGACAGCGGCATCGGTGCGGGCGCCCTGCAACCCATGGGGCTGGACAAGCAGCTGCGGGTTCAGGAAATCGCCCTGGCCAACAAGCTGCCCTATGTTCAGCTGGTCGAAAGCGCCGGCGCCAACCTGATGGCCTACCGGGTGGAGGATTTCGTGCGCGGCGGCGCGCTGTTCCGCAACCTGGCGCGGTTCTCCGCCGCAGGACTGCCGGTGGTGACGGTGACGCATGGCAGTTCCACCGCCGGGGGGGCCTATCAGACCGGCCTGTCCGATTACATCATCATGGTGCGCGGCCGCACGCGGGCCTTTCTGGCCGGCCCGCCCCTGCTGAAGGCCGCCACCGGCGAGATCGCGACCGAGGAGGAGCTGGGCGGCGCCGAGATGCATACCGGCATTTCCGGGCTGGGCGATTACCTGGCCGAAGACGACCGGGAGGCCCTGGGCCTGGCGCGGTCGATCCTGGGCAATATCGAATGGCAGCGCTGCGACGACGCCGCCCGCGCCTTCGACGCCCCCGCCTATGATCGCGAGGAACTGCTGGGCCTGATGCCCATGGATCACCGCCAGCCGGTCGACATGCGGGAGATCATCGCCCGCGTGGTCGACGGATCGGATTTTCTGGAATTCGGGGAGCGTTACGGAAGTGCCACGGTCTGTGGCAATGCCAGGATCGCCGGTTGGCCCATCGGGATCATCACCAACAACGGCCCGATCGACCCGGCGGGCGCGGCCAAGGCGACGCATTTCATCCAGTCCTGCTGCCAGGCCGGAACCCCGATCCTGTACCTGAACAATACCACCGGTTTCCTTGTCGGGCGCAGCTACGAAGAAGCCGGCGCGATCAAGCACGGGTCCAAGATGATCCAGGCCGTGACCAATGCCGACGTGCCGCAATTCACCATCTTCTGCGGGGCATCTTTTGGCGCCGGGAATTACGGCATGTGCGGGCGCGGCTTCGATCCGCGTTTCGCCTTCTCCTGGCCCAATGCCAAGACCGCCGTGATGGGCGGGGAGCAGGCCGCCGGCACCATGGCCGTGGTCCAGGAGGCCCGCGCCGAACGCATGGGGCAGCCGGTGGACCACGCCAAGCTGGAGGCGTTGAAAGCCCGGATCACCGAGAATTTCAACAGCCAGATGGACGCGTTCCATACCTCGGCGCGGCTGTTGGACGACGGGGTGATCGACCCCCGCGATACCCGCGATCTGCTGATCGAACTGATGGCCCTGTCGCGTGAGGCCGAGACCCGCACGCCCCGGCCGGTCCAGTTCGCCGTTGCCCGTCCCTGA